A section of the Rummeliibacillus pycnus genome encodes:
- a CDS encoding DHH family phosphoesterase has product MGTLFRKRPIRYPLLILSLLGIAGIVICAMWNIVTGIVYGIVLVLVLILAWKAESDTYKETEKHIEMLSYRLKKVGEEALLEMPIGIVLIDEQFLIQWTNPYMLRILGTDSLIGEEIFSLSEDLYNLIKHEESNELNITLKDRKYRAFYKPEEKLLYFFDITEQVEIEALYHDDRTVIAILFVDNYDEITQGMDDQTRSQTNSLVTSLVNNWSSTNGIYLKRTDSDRFIAVMNESILQELEKKRFSILDDIREITAQQNLSLTLSIGVGAGSQSLLELGELAQSSLDLVLGRGGDQVAIKQPNGKVKFYGGKTNPVEKRTRVRARVISHALRDLIQDSDQIFVMGHKMPDMDAIGAAIGVRKMADMNGIDGYVVVDFNNIDNSISRLMQVVKEKSDLFNRFITPEAALDKITDKSLLVIVDTHKPSMTIEARLLNKSDKVVVIDHHRRGEEFVKNPMLVYMEPYASSTAELVTELLEYQPKNDKITMLEATALLAGIIVDTKSFTLRTGARTFEAASYLRTNGADTVLVQRLLKEDINTYIERSKIVQTAEFVHNGIAIARGDNDKIYNSVLIAQTADILLTMKDISASFVVAHRNDGTVGISARSLGEINVQLVMEELGGGGHLTNAACQLELQTIDEAIEKLKIAIDDVLEGSTES; this is encoded by the coding sequence ATGGGTACTCTTTTTAGAAAACGACCAATACGATATCCTCTTTTAATCCTGTCATTGCTAGGAATAGCAGGCATTGTTATATGTGCGATGTGGAATATAGTAACAGGTATCGTATATGGTATTGTCCTTGTACTAGTATTGATATTAGCTTGGAAAGCTGAATCTGACACATATAAAGAGACTGAGAAGCATATAGAGATGCTTTCTTACCGATTAAAAAAGGTAGGAGAGGAAGCATTACTGGAAATGCCAATTGGTATCGTGTTGATTGATGAGCAGTTTTTAATTCAATGGACAAATCCCTACATGCTACGGATATTAGGAACCGATTCACTGATTGGTGAAGAAATTTTTTCTTTATCAGAAGATTTATATAATCTTATTAAACATGAAGAATCAAATGAGCTAAACATTACATTAAAAGATCGTAAATATCGGGCATTTTATAAACCAGAAGAGAAGTTACTTTACTTCTTTGATATTACAGAGCAAGTCGAGATTGAAGCACTTTACCATGATGACCGTACAGTAATTGCTATTCTCTTCGTCGATAACTATGATGAAATTACACAAGGAATGGACGACCAAACGCGTAGTCAGACTAATTCACTTGTAACATCACTTGTTAATAATTGGAGTTCAACAAACGGTATATACTTAAAACGTACCGATTCAGACCGGTTTATCGCTGTAATGAACGAATCCATTTTGCAAGAATTGGAAAAGAAAAGATTCTCAATACTTGATGATATTCGAGAAATTACAGCTCAGCAAAATCTATCATTAACATTAAGTATAGGGGTTGGAGCTGGTTCACAATCTTTGCTTGAGTTAGGAGAGCTTGCACAATCCAGTTTAGATCTAGTTCTTGGACGTGGTGGTGACCAAGTAGCAATTAAACAACCTAATGGTAAGGTGAAATTCTATGGTGGTAAAACGAATCCTGTCGAGAAACGTACAAGGGTACGAGCACGTGTTATTTCACATGCCTTACGAGATTTAATCCAGGATAGTGATCAAATCTTTGTAATGGGTCATAAAATGCCTGATATGGATGCTATAGGTGCTGCCATTGGTGTTCGCAAAATGGCAGATATGAATGGAATTGATGGCTACGTAGTTGTAGATTTCAATAATATTGATAATAGTATTAGTCGTTTAATGCAAGTGGTGAAAGAAAAATCTGATTTATTTAATCGCTTTATTACACCAGAAGCTGCATTAGATAAGATTACAGACAAATCATTACTAGTTATAGTAGATACGCATAAGCCAAGTATGACAATAGAAGCAAGGTTACTTAATAAGTCGGATAAAGTTGTAGTTATTGATCATCATCGTCGTGGAGAGGAATTTGTTAAAAATCCAATGCTTGTATATATGGAACCATATGCCTCTTCTACTGCTGAATTAGTAACCGAACTATTAGAATATCAACCAAAAAATGATAAAATAACAATGCTAGAAGCAACGGCTTTATTAGCAGGTATTATAGTTGATACAAAGAGCTTCACGTTACGGACAGGCGCAAGAACATTTGAAGCAGCATCTTATTTACGGACTAATGGGGCGGATACGGTACTTGTGCAACGCCTTTTGAAAGAGGATATTAATACGTATATTGAACGTTCTAAAATCGTCCAAACTGCTGAATTTGTTCATAATGGTATTGCTATTGCACGTGGTGATAACGATAAAATATATAACTCTGTATTAATTGCTCAAACTGCAGATATTTTACTGACAATGAAAGATATCTCAGCATCTTTCGTTGTAGCTCATCGTAATGATGGAACGGTTGGTATTAGTGCAAGATCATTAGGTGAGATAAATGTCCAACTGGTTATGGAGGAATTAGGTGGAGGAGGCCATTTAACAAATGCCGCCTGCCAATTAGAACTCCAAACGATTGATGAAGCAATTGAAAAGTTAAAAATCGCAATAGATGATGTATTAGAAGGGAGTACTGAATCATGA
- the rplI gene encoding 50S ribosomal protein L9 translates to MKVIFLKDVKGQGKKGETKEVSDGYARNVLLKQKSAVEATAAELAKLKAQNKRAAADAEKELEDAKALKETLEGLTVELKAKPGKDGRLFGSITSKQIVEQLQKDHDIKIDKRKMELKEAIRTLGVTKVPVKLHHEVTATLKVHVAEQA, encoded by the coding sequence ATGAAAGTAATATTTTTGAAAGATGTTAAAGGGCAAGGTAAAAAAGGTGAAACGAAAGAGGTTTCAGATGGCTATGCTCGTAATGTATTATTAAAACAAAAAAGTGCAGTAGAAGCAACGGCTGCTGAATTAGCAAAGTTAAAGGCACAAAACAAACGTGCTGCTGCTGATGCTGAAAAAGAATTAGAAGATGCGAAAGCATTAAAAGAAACATTAGAAGGTTTAACTGTAGAGCTGAAGGCGAAACCAGGAAAAGATGGTCGTCTATTTGGTTCAATTACTTCTAAACAAATAGTAGAACAATTACAAAAAGATCATGATATTAAAATTGATAAACGTAAAATGGAACTAAAAGAAGCTATTCGTACATTGGGTGTTACAAAAGTACCTGTAAAGCTTCATCATGAAGTAACTGCTACATTGAAAGTACATGTTGCAGAACAAGCATAA
- the dnaB gene encoding replicative DNA helicase, giving the protein MNDPQLDRVPPHNQEAEQSVIGAIFLEPQALITASEILIPEDFYRSAHQKIFSTMLRLSDQGKAIDIVTVTEELSTHNELEDVGGISYITEIANAVPTAANVGYYAQIVSEKAVLRRLIRVATKIVEDGYTREDEVDALLSEAERRVMEVANRKNAGDFKHVKDVLVETYANVEHLQNRKGDITGIPTGFRDLDRLTAGFQRGDLIIVAARPSVGKTAFALNVAQAVGTQTTENVAIFSLEMGAEQLVMRMLCAEGNIDAQVLRTGALNSEDWRKLTMATGTLSRAGIYIDDSAGVRVSEIRAKCRRLKQEHGLGMILIDYLQLIQGSGLAGQNRQQEVSEISRSLKALARELEVPVIALSQLSRGVEQRQDKRPMMSDLRESGSIEQDADIVAFLYREDYYDKETEDANTIEIIVAKQRNGPTDTVKLAFKKEFNKFVSVDWSAEAPAGGY; this is encoded by the coding sequence ATGAACGATCCACAATTGGACCGCGTTCCGCCTCACAACCAAGAAGCTGAACAATCTGTCATAGGGGCTATATTCCTTGAACCACAAGCATTGATTACAGCTTCAGAAATACTAATTCCTGAAGACTTTTATCGTTCTGCACATCAGAAAATTTTCTCAACTATGTTGCGCTTAAGTGACCAAGGTAAGGCAATCGATATTGTAACAGTTACTGAAGAGTTGTCCACTCACAACGAATTAGAAGATGTAGGTGGTATATCTTATATTACTGAAATTGCGAATGCTGTACCAACAGCAGCTAACGTAGGATATTACGCTCAAATTGTTTCAGAAAAAGCTGTGCTACGTCGTTTAATTAGAGTTGCAACAAAAATAGTAGAAGATGGCTATACGCGGGAAGACGAAGTAGATGCATTATTATCTGAAGCAGAGCGTAGAGTCATGGAAGTGGCGAATCGAAAAAATGCCGGTGATTTTAAGCATGTAAAGGATGTTCTTGTTGAGACATATGCCAATGTTGAACATTTACAAAATCGCAAGGGGGATATTACTGGTATTCCGACAGGTTTCCGTGATCTGGATCGTTTAACTGCAGGTTTCCAGCGTGGTGACTTAATTATTGTGGCAGCTAGACCATCAGTTGGGAAAACAGCTTTTGCGTTGAATGTAGCACAAGCTGTTGGTACACAAACTACGGAAAATGTAGCGATTTTCTCGCTTGAAATGGGTGCTGAGCAACTCGTAATGCGTATGCTTTGTGCAGAAGGGAATATCGATGCACAAGTTTTACGTACAGGTGCTTTAAATTCTGAAGATTGGCGTAAACTAACGATGGCAACAGGAACATTGTCTCGAGCTGGAATTTACATTGATGATTCTGCAGGTGTTCGAGTAAGTGAAATTCGGGCAAAATGTCGTCGTTTAAAACAAGAACATGGTCTTGGCATGATATTAATTGACTACTTGCAACTTATTCAAGGTAGTGGATTGGCAGGGCAAAACAGACAACAAGAAGTGTCCGAAATATCACGTTCTCTAAAGGCATTAGCTCGTGAATTAGAAGTGCCTGTCATTGCGCTATCTCAATTATCTCGTGGTGTTGAACAGCGTCAAGATAAACGGCCAATGATGAGTGACCTTCGTGAGTCAGGAAGTATTGAGCAAGATGCAGATATTGTCGCATTCTTATACCGTGAAGATTATTATGATAAAGAAACTGAAGATGCTAATACCATTGAAATTATTGTGGCTAAGCAACGTAATGGCCCAACAGATACAGTAAAGTTAGCGTTTAAAAAAGAGTTCAATAAATTTGTTAGTGTTGACTGGAGTGCAGAGGCGCCAGCGGGTGGTTATTAA
- a CDS encoding adenylosuccinate synthase: protein MTSVVVVGTQWGDEGKGKITDFLSKKADAIARYSGGDNAGHTIQFEGETYKLHLIPSGIFYKDKSSVMGNGMVINPKSLVEELKGLQERGINTDNLRISNRAQVILPYHVYQDKVDEESRGDKKIGTTCKGIGPCYTDKVQRIGIRIADLLDKEVFEEKLRSNLTVKNRLFEKFYEVEPLKFEDIFEEYYGYGQEIAKYVTDTSKVLNDVLDEGGKVLFEGAQGILLDVDHGTYPYVTSSNPVAGGVATGAGVGPSQVTRVIGVSKAYTSRVGDGPFPTELFDEVGHQIREVGREYGTTTGRPRRVGWFDSVVVRHSRRVSGITDLALNSIDVLTGLDTVKICTAYDYNGEIITEYPANLHIIEGCKPIYEELPGWTEDITGCKTLDELPENARNYVKRVSELTGIRIATFSVGPDREQTNVLVDVWEQA from the coding sequence ATGACATCAGTTGTAGTAGTAGGAACACAGTGGGGAGACGAAGGTAAAGGTAAAATTACTGACTTCTTATCTAAAAAGGCAGATGCAATCGCCCGCTATTCTGGTGGCGATAATGCAGGACATACAATTCAATTTGAAGGCGAAACATATAAATTACACTTAATCCCTTCAGGTATTTTTTATAAAGACAAAAGCTCAGTAATGGGTAATGGTATGGTGATCAATCCTAAATCACTTGTTGAAGAATTAAAAGGGTTACAAGAACGTGGCATCAATACAGATAACTTACGTATTTCAAATCGTGCACAAGTTATCCTTCCTTATCATGTATACCAAGATAAAGTGGACGAAGAATCTCGCGGTGATAAAAAAATTGGTACAACATGTAAAGGAATCGGACCTTGCTACACAGATAAAGTTCAACGTATTGGTATCCGTATTGCAGATCTTTTAGACAAAGAGGTATTTGAAGAAAAGTTACGCTCAAATCTAACTGTTAAAAACCGCTTATTCGAGAAATTCTATGAAGTAGAACCTTTAAAATTTGAAGACATCTTTGAAGAATATTATGGCTATGGACAAGAAATTGCTAAATACGTAACAGATACTTCTAAAGTATTAAATGATGTTTTAGATGAAGGTGGTAAAGTATTATTTGAAGGCGCCCAAGGTATATTACTTGATGTTGACCATGGTACTTACCCATATGTTACTTCATCTAACCCAGTAGCTGGTGGTGTAGCAACTGGTGCTGGTGTAGGACCTTCTCAAGTTACCCGCGTAATTGGTGTAAGTAAAGCTTATACTTCACGTGTTGGTGATGGTCCATTCCCAACTGAATTATTTGATGAAGTAGGTCATCAAATTCGTGAAGTTGGCCGTGAATATGGTACAACTACTGGCCGTCCTCGTCGTGTTGGTTGGTTTGACTCAGTTGTTGTACGTCATTCTCGCCGTGTATCAGGTATTACAGATTTAGCTCTAAACTCAATTGACGTATTAACAGGTCTTGATACTGTTAAAATCTGTACTGCATATGATTACAATGGCGAAATCATTACTGAATATCCTGCAAACCTTCACATTATTGAAGGCTGTAAACCAATTTATGAAGAACTTCCTGGTTGGACAGAAGATATTACAGGATGCAAAACACTTGATGAATTACCAGAAAATGCACGTAACTACGTAAAACGCGTTAGTGAATTAACAGGTATCCGTATTGCAACATTCTCAGTAGGTCCAGACCGCGAACAAACAAATGTATTAGTAGATGTTTGGGAACAAGCTTAA
- a CDS encoding YitT family protein, with product MLSAPMTVNKVRNKLSKKKLFQRIVMVMLGACIMAIGLELFLVPNKILDGGIVGISIIISHLTDLPLGIFIFLLNIPFIFLGYKQIGKTFALSTALGITTLSTFTIVLHQFEPFTNDLLLSTVFGGIVLGIGIGLVIRYGGSLDGTEILAILFNKKLPFSVGEIIMFFNLIIFTIAGFIFTWEQAMYSGLAYFIAYKMIDIVIQGLDESKAVYIISDEYNEIGRAIIDRLGRGVTYLTGEGAYTGDSKKVIFTVITRLEESKLTTIVGELDANAFLAIGNIAEVRGGRFKKKDIH from the coding sequence ATGCTTTCCGCACCAATGACAGTAAATAAAGTACGGAATAAGCTATCCAAAAAGAAATTGTTTCAGAGGATCGTAATGGTCATGCTTGGTGCCTGTATTATGGCTATTGGCCTTGAGCTATTTTTAGTTCCAAACAAAATTCTAGACGGTGGAATTGTTGGAATTTCCATCATTATTTCTCATCTAACTGATTTACCCCTTGGGATATTTATTTTCCTCTTAAACATTCCGTTTATTTTCCTCGGTTATAAGCAAATTGGAAAAACTTTTGCCTTATCAACTGCTCTTGGCATTACCACCTTATCAACTTTCACTATTGTTTTACATCAATTTGAACCGTTTACTAATGACTTATTATTATCTACTGTATTTGGAGGTATCGTTTTGGGTATAGGTATAGGACTTGTTATTCGATATGGTGGTTCACTTGATGGCACAGAAATATTAGCAATTTTATTTAACAAGAAATTGCCATTTTCTGTTGGTGAAATAATCATGTTTTTTAACCTCATTATTTTCACAATCGCGGGTTTCATCTTTACTTGGGAACAAGCAATGTATTCAGGGTTAGCCTATTTTATTGCTTATAAAATGATTGATATCGTCATTCAAGGTTTAGACGAATCCAAAGCAGTTTATATTATTAGCGACGAATACAATGAGATTGGAAGAGCTATTATTGATCGTTTAGGACGTGGGGTTACGTATTTAACTGGGGAAGGTGCCTATACGGGTGATTCAAAAAAGGTTATTTTTACAGTCATTACACGTTTAGAAGAATCGAAGTTAACCACTATCGTAGGAGAGCTAGACGCCAATGCTTTCTTAGCAATTGGCAATATTGCTGAAGTAAGGGGCGGACGATTTAAAAAGAAGGACATTCATTAA
- the yycF gene encoding response regulator YycF: MDKTILVVDDEKPIADILQFNLIKEGYKVVCAYDGDEALEKVEEIKPDLILLDIMLPKRDGMEVCREVRKKYDLPIIMLTAKDSEIDKVLGLELGADDYVTKPFSTRELIARVKANMRRHQTVTTTEEVVEENNDIVIGSLVIQPDAYLVLKRDEAIELTHREFELLHYLAKHIGQVMTREHLLQTVWGYDYFGDVRTVDVTIRRLREKIEDNPSHPTWIVTRRGVGYYLRNPEQE; the protein is encoded by the coding sequence GTGGATAAAACAATTTTAGTTGTAGATGACGAAAAACCGATTGCAGATATATTACAATTCAATTTAATTAAAGAAGGATATAAAGTTGTCTGTGCTTATGATGGAGACGAAGCATTAGAAAAAGTTGAGGAAATTAAGCCCGACTTGATTCTTTTAGATATTATGTTGCCAAAACGTGATGGCATGGAGGTTTGCCGTGAAGTACGTAAGAAATATGACTTACCAATCATTATGTTGACAGCAAAGGATTCAGAAATTGATAAAGTACTTGGTCTTGAGCTTGGCGCTGATGATTATGTAACAAAACCATTTAGTACACGTGAACTAATTGCACGTGTTAAAGCAAATATGCGTAGACACCAAACAGTTACTACTACTGAAGAAGTAGTTGAAGAAAATAATGATATCGTTATTGGTTCTCTCGTGATTCAACCTGATGCATATCTAGTACTGAAACGAGATGAAGCAATAGAATTAACGCACCGTGAATTTGAATTACTGCATTATTTAGCAAAACATATTGGCCAGGTAATGACACGTGAACATTTACTTCAAACTGTTTGGGGATACGATTATTTTGGAGATGTACGAACAGTAGATGTGACGATTCGTCGTTTACGTGAAAAAATTGAAGATAACCCAAGTCATCCAACATGGATTGTAACTCGTCGTGGTGTTGGATATTATTTAAGAAACCCTGAACAGGAGTAA
- the walK gene encoding cell wall metabolism sensor histidine kinase WalK, which produces MQKVRFLKSVQVKLVLIYVLLILIAMQIIGLYFARGIEQTLKRNFETSITERLKLVNFSVKEEILKERTDKDPTLEQSLKSVLTGLSSEDIKEIRVIDPSNRILASSDMSNQSIIGQRSMNTLVSQSLSTQTRYEKIALDDKTRKRIWVVATPIMSSNGKVIGTVYVKSNIERIFEQMNEINQILAGGTALALAITIILGIFIARTITKPISDMRRQAQAMAKGNFSRKVKVYGNDEIGQLAIAFNHLTNRLQEAQSITEGERRKLASVLTNMTDGVIATDRKGKIILINAPAQKLLNGEQNELMGRPLISVLGLENEHTFEDLIHMKDSINLDFSSPERPYIWRANFSVIQKETGFVNGLITVLHDITEQEKIEMERREFVSNVSHELRTPLTTMRSYLEALADGAWQNKDLAPQFLNVTQTETERMIRLVNDLLQLSRMDSREYEINADIVDFNKFFNRIIDRFEMSKSKNVEFKRLLPSAPCYVEIDTDKITQVIDNIISNALKYSPDGGNIRFGMTTNDGILTVMISDDGMGIPKENVERIFDRFYRVDRARARSMGGTGLGLAISREMILAHNGKIWAESEEGVGTTIFFTLPYEEEEAGEWD; this is translated from the coding sequence ATGCAAAAGGTTCGTTTTTTAAAATCAGTACAGGTCAAACTTGTACTGATTTATGTGTTGCTCATATTAATTGCGATGCAAATTATTGGCCTATATTTTGCAAGGGGAATAGAACAAACATTAAAAAGGAATTTTGAGACGTCTATTACAGAGCGTCTAAAGCTAGTAAACTTTAGCGTGAAAGAGGAAATATTAAAAGAACGTACAGATAAAGACCCAACACTTGAACAGAGCTTGAAGAGCGTATTAACTGGATTATCATCAGAGGATATTAAAGAGATAAGGGTAATAGACCCAAGTAATCGTATTTTAGCATCATCTGATATGAGTAATCAGTCAATTATAGGACAACGTTCAATGAATACACTTGTAAGTCAATCATTAAGTACACAAACACGGTACGAAAAAATTGCCCTCGACGATAAGACAAGAAAAAGAATTTGGGTAGTAGCCACTCCTATTATGTCATCTAATGGTAAAGTAATAGGAACTGTTTATGTTAAATCTAATATTGAACGCATATTTGAACAGATGAACGAGATTAATCAAATATTAGCAGGTGGTACGGCATTAGCATTAGCGATTACGATTATTTTGGGCATCTTCATCGCAAGAACAATTACAAAACCTATTTCAGATATGCGTAGACAAGCACAGGCTATGGCCAAAGGGAATTTCTCTCGCAAAGTTAAAGTTTACGGTAATGATGAAATCGGACAATTAGCCATTGCATTTAATCATTTAACCAATAGGTTGCAGGAAGCCCAGTCAATTACTGAAGGTGAACGAAGAAAATTAGCTTCTGTTTTAACAAATATGACAGATGGTGTTATAGCAACAGACCGAAAAGGAAAGATTATTTTGATTAACGCGCCAGCTCAAAAACTATTAAATGGTGAGCAAAATGAACTAATGGGGCGACCTCTAATCTCAGTATTAGGCTTAGAAAATGAGCATACTTTTGAGGATTTAATTCATATGAAAGATTCCATTAATCTAGATTTCAGTTCACCTGAACGACCTTATATTTGGCGTGCTAACTTTTCAGTTATTCAAAAGGAAACCGGTTTTGTTAATGGATTAATTACAGTATTACATGATATTACGGAACAAGAAAAAATTGAAATGGAACGTCGCGAATTTGTATCCAATGTTTCTCATGAATTGCGCACCCCTCTTACAACAATGCGTAGTTATTTGGAGGCATTGGCTGATGGCGCATGGCAAAACAAAGATCTGGCTCCACAATTTTTGAATGTAACACAGACTGAAACTGAACGTATGATTCGTCTTGTAAATGACTTATTACAACTTTCTCGCATGGACAGTAGAGAATATGAAATTAATGCTGATATAGTTGATTTCAACAAATTCTTCAATCGCATTATTGACCGCTTTGAAATGTCGAAGTCAAAAAATGTTGAATTCAAGCGATTACTTCCATCAGCGCCATGCTATGTTGAAATTGATACAGATAAGATTACTCAAGTAATTGATAACATTATATCTAACGCTTTAAAATATTCACCGGATGGCGGTAATATTCGTTTTGGTATGACCACAAATGATGGCATTTTAACAGTAATGATTTCTGATGATGGTATGGGTATACCGAAGGAAAATGTGGAACGTATTTTTGATCGTTTCTATCGTGTAGATAGAGCAAGAGCACGCTCAATGGGTGGCACAGGATTAGGGTTAGCCATTTCTCGGGAAATGATTTTAGCACATAACGGTAAGATTTGGGCAGAAAGTGAAGAAGGAGTAGGCACAACAATTTTCTTTACATTACCTTATGAAGAAGAAGAGGCAGGTGAGTGGGATTGA
- a CDS encoding YycH family regulatory protein, whose translation MGLKYIEQIKSVILFVLVLSSITLTFSIWTYKPHYATIEKTKSVPISVEKKKQLIEVIKPYRMVFHEAGIWRGTDQSEEMDSILQQMQNWQVTNLQLIRTNANSATVDGLIEGDNRFTLLFPDVIPYRIFQGLLSSTEDKIVNMSFNQMIVSWNQLSNTEELTVFFVNTKKNQLFKAKIHVNSAVIFKKQIIEYSHSLEKYAAFKRDNNSALYLPARETKMMQYTYLISTSSIDRFKNALFLKPKIVKNSVDDSNSEENYTDGVSMLTVNSNERVLNFVNTTESDNPVTLEDTKLILNTFDFINEHGGWTGDFRYDSLDNQNNHNKVVYQLYTQDYPVYTDSLVTSTQIETVWGDNQIARYIRPYYKLVSVPENHSLTIMGGQDVVNHLEESNKVDFNNIKEIRPGYYLTKNDRPNVFVLKPSWFYLINGQWMPLSPTTVGGGQVGLE comes from the coding sequence GTGGGATTGAAATATATCGAGCAGATAAAATCAGTCATACTCTTTGTCTTAGTGTTATCAAGTATTACATTGACATTTTCCATTTGGACATATAAACCGCATTATGCCACGATAGAGAAAACAAAGTCGGTTCCTATTTCGGTAGAAAAGAAAAAACAACTAATAGAGGTTATAAAGCCCTATCGAATGGTATTCCATGAGGCCGGTATATGGCGCGGAACAGATCAATCTGAAGAAATGGACAGCATTCTACAACAGATGCAAAATTGGCAAGTAACCAATCTTCAACTCATTAGAACAAATGCTAATAGCGCAACTGTGGATGGACTAATAGAGGGTGACAATCGCTTTACACTACTTTTCCCAGACGTCATACCTTATCGGATTTTCCAAGGATTATTGTCATCAACTGAGGATAAAATAGTAAACATGTCATTTAATCAAATGATTGTTAGTTGGAATCAACTGTCAAATACAGAAGAGTTAACCGTATTTTTTGTGAATACCAAGAAAAATCAATTATTTAAAGCAAAAATACATGTTAATAGTGCTGTGATATTTAAAAAGCAAATTATTGAGTACTCCCATAGTTTAGAAAAATATGCTGCATTTAAGCGTGATAACAATAGTGCACTTTATTTGCCGGCAAGGGAAACGAAAATGATGCAGTATACGTATTTGATTTCTACTTCATCTATTGATCGATTTAAGAACGCGTTATTTTTAAAACCGAAAATTGTAAAAAATAGTGTAGATGATTCAAATTCAGAGGAAAACTATACTGATGGTGTATCTATGCTAACAGTTAACAGCAATGAGAGAGTATTGAATTTTGTTAATACGACAGAATCAGATAACCCTGTTACATTGGAAGACACAAAGCTGATTTTAAATACATTTGATTTTATCAATGAACACGGTGGATGGACCGGTGATTTTCGATATGATTCATTAGATAACCAGAATAATCATAATAAGGTTGTGTATCAATTATATACACAAGATTACCCTGTATATACAGATTCTCTTGTGACTTCTACGCAAATTGAAACTGTATGGGGAGACAATCAAATTGCTCGATATATAAGACCCTATTATAAGCTAGTATCTGTTCCAGAAAATCATAGTTTAACGATTATGGGTGGACAAGATGTAGTAAATCATTTGGAAGAGTCTAATAAAGTAGATTTCAATAATATTAAAGAAATCCGACCAGGGTATTATTTAACGAAAAATGATCGACCAAATGTATTCGTACTTAAACCATCATGGTTCTATTTAATAAATGGCCAATGGATGCCCTTATCACCTACCACAGTAGGAGGTGGTCAAGTTGGATTGGAATAA
- a CDS encoding two-component system regulatory protein YycI, with protein MDWNKTKTIFIIVFSILNVFLYSMYVNKYNEDKKVELIGEADISTRLKDEHITVKDQVEESQNVSYISGKIKQFTQDELSHLPNQHIQIHNNGTELFAKIISPTPLTKITDESLTDFVEHNVYKGDSYKLWKINEEEKEAVFFQSSDNRMIYYNQNAEIKIHWNNDLEITRYEQKMFDSLKSFGEKYTLNSTQKAVRVIFDKGYLMANSTVTKTQLGYSTLVPLTETQVLSPTWYIHVVFPKDKNGDEKQADYFVNAVDGTIVDIEQNAKESELQKQ; from the coding sequence TTGGATTGGAATAAAACAAAAACAATTTTCATCATTGTCTTCTCTATATTAAATGTTTTCCTTTATTCAATGTATGTAAACAAATACAACGAGGATAAAAAAGTAGAACTTATTGGTGAAGCTGATATTTCAACGCGTCTTAAGGATGAACATATTACAGTGAAAGATCAAGTTGAAGAGAGTCAAAATGTGTCCTATATCTCAGGAAAGATTAAGCAATTTACGCAGGATGAATTATCCCATTTACCAAATCAACATATCCAAATTCATAATAACGGTACAGAGTTATTTGCGAAAATTATTAGCCCAACTCCGTTGACGAAAATTACAGATGAGAGTTTAACAGACTTTGTAGAGCACAATGTATATAAGGGTGATTCCTATAAGCTATGGAAAATCAATGAAGAAGAAAAAGAAGCTGTTTTCTTTCAAAGTTCTGACAACCGTATGATTTACTATAATCAAAATGCAGAAATTAAAATTCATTGGAATAATGACTTAGAAATTACTCGTTATGAACAAAAAATGTTTGATTCATTAAAAAGTTTTGGAGAAAAATATACACTTAATTCAACACAGAAAGCAGTTAGAGTAATTTTTGATAAAGGCTATTTAATGGCTAATTCAACAGTTACCAAAACACAGCTTGGTTATTCTACACTTGTACCACTAACAGAGACACAAGTATTATCACCTACATGGTATATCCACGTAGTATTTCCAAAAGACAAAAATGGAGATGAGAAGCAAGCAGATTACTTTGTGAATGCTGTAGATGGTACAATTGTTGATATCGAACAAAATGCAAAAGAATCAGAATTACAAAAGCAGTAA